The following are encoded together in the Malaya genurostris strain Urasoe2022 chromosome 3, Malgen_1.1, whole genome shotgun sequence genome:
- the LOC131434049 gene encoding plasma membrane calcium-transporting ATPase 2 isoform X1, whose product MATIDGRPAQYQISLKNLREIMEHRGREGVAIVNEYGGVHEICRKLYTSPNEGLSGSKADIEHRRETFGSNIIPPKPPKSFLTLVWEALQDVTLIILEIAAIISLLLSFYQPADDDEPVIEEEEEHYSWIEGLAILISVFVVVIVTAFNDYSKEKQFRGLQSKIEGEHVFAVIRGGDAIQINIGDIVVGDICQIKYGDLLPADGILIQSNDLKIDESSLTGESDHVKKSESTDPMVLSGTHVMEGSGKMVVTAVGVNSQAGIIFTLLGAAVDEHEAAAKKKKKDAKKTKKLKDGDEITNNSHHPSLKPQTTVDSITSDDGGEAKGSSGGGGGHGGKEKSVLQAKLTKLAIQIGYAGSTIAVLTVIILIVQFCIQTFVIEQKPWRNSYANNLVKHFIIGVTVLVVAVPEGLPLAVTLSLAYSVKKMMKDNNLVRHLDACETMGNATAICSDKTGTLTTNRMTVVQSYICEKLCKVTPKFNDIPRIVGESIAEGISLNSAFTTCLMPGLNPGDPLQQVGNKTECALLGFVQGLGKSYQSIRDAHPEDSFTRVYTFNSVRKSMSTVIPKPGGGYRVYSKGASEMILKKSAFIYGQDGVLEKFTRDMQERLLHQVIEPMACDGLRTICIAFRDFVPGKPEINQVHYEGEPNWDDEENIVCNLTCLCVVGIEDPVRPEVPDAIRKCQRAGITVRMVTGDNINTARSIATKCGIIRPQDDFLILEGKEFNRRIRDSNGDIQQHLLDKVWPKLRVLARSSPTDKYNLVKGIIDSKVSDNREVVAVTGDGTNDGPALKKADVGFAMGIAGTDVAKEASDIILTDDNFSSIVKAVMWGRNVYDSIAKFLQFQLTVNVVAVIVAFIGACAVQDSPLKAVQMLWMNLIMDTLASLALATEMPTTELLLRKPYGRTKPLISRTMMKNILGQAVYQLVIVFGLLFVGDRILDIESGRGQPLNSEATQHFTIIFNVFVFMTLFNELNARKIHGQRNIFQGLFTNPIFYSIWIITLVSQVFIIQFGKVAFSTKALNVEQWLWSVFLGFGTLIWAQLVTSIPTRKMPKKMAWGRGEGAEYAEAIRLGEERYDSLENDKKPRAGQILWIRGLTRLQTQLRVVRAFRSTLEDLEERRSIHSLHSLRSSRSHPGGMSTSGTMTSQGLSNLLYPPGSNIPTGRLIGTNVGDLKYIDEDQRLHNNQHIIEKFAVWTKSTTV is encoded by the coding sequence ATGGCGACGATAGATGGACGACCAGCGCAGTATCAGATCTCGCTGAAGAATCTGCGCGAGATCATGGAGCACCGGGGCCGAGAGGGTGTGGCCATCGTAAATGAGTATGGCGGCGTGCACGAGATCTGTCGAAAGTTGTACACGTCTCCGAATGAGGGTCTGAGCGGTTCGAAGGCGGACATCGAGCACCGGCGGGAGACGTTCGGGTCAAATATTATTCCTCCGAAGCCACCGAAATCTTTCCTAACACTGGTGTGGGAAGCACTGCAGGATGTGACTCTTATTATTTTGGAAATTGCAGCCATTATCTCGTTGCTGCTATCGTTCTACCAGCCAGCGGACGATGACGAGCCGGTGATCGAGGAAGAAGAAGAGCATTATTCATGGATCGAAGGTTTAGCAATCCTGATATCGGTGTTTGTGGTAGTAATTGTAACGGCCTTCAATGATTACTCGAAGGAAAAACAATTTCGAGGCTTACAATCGAAGATCGAAGGTGAGCATGTGTTTGCGGTTATCCGAGGTGGAGATGCGATACAAATTAACATCGGTGACATCGTGGTAGGTGATATATGTCAAATCAAGTACGGTGATCTGCTGCCAGCAGACGGTATCCTGATTCAGAGCAATGACCTTAAGATTGATGAATCATCGCTGACGGGCGAATCGGATCACGTGAAGAAGAGTGAATCAACAGATCCGATGGTCTTATCCGGAACGCACGTGATGGAAGGCAGTGGGAAGATGGTAGTCACTGCAGTTGGTGTTAATTCACAGGCTGGTATCATTTTCACTCTACTGGGAGCAGCTGTGGATGAACATGAAGCTGCtgcgaaaaaaaagaaaaaggatgCTAAGAAAACGAAGAAACTAAAGGATGGCGACGAGATTACGAACAACAGTCATCATCCGTCGTTGAAACCTCAGACTACTGTTGACTCGATCACTTCCGATGATGGAGGAGAAGCCAAGGGAAGTAGTGGTGGAGGTGGAGGCCATGGTGGCAAAGAAAAGTCTGTACTTCAAGCAAAGCTGACCAAATTGGCTATTCAGATTGGTTACGCCGGTTCCACAATTGCTGTACTGACGGTTATCATTCTGATCGTTCAGTTTTGCATTCAAACCTTTGTTATCGAGCAAAAGCCCTGGCGAAATTCGTACGCTAACAATCTTGTAAAACATTTCATCATCGGTGTGACAGTGCTGGTTGTTGCTGTACCCGAAGGTCTCCCATTAGCTGTCACCCTATCCCTTGCATATTCCGTGAAGAAAATGATGAAAGATAACAACTTGGTACGGCATTTGGATGCCTGTGAAACAATGGGAAATGCCACTGCCATTTGTTCGGATAAAACAGGAACATTGACTACCAATCGGATGACCGTGGTTCAGTCCTATATCTGTGAGAAGCTATGCAAAGTAACGCCTAAGTTTAACGACATTCCACGGATAGTCGGAGAATCGATTGCTGAAGGTATTTCGCTCAATTCAGCTTTTACGACATGTCTAATGCCAGGATTGAACCCGGGAGATCCGCTACAACAGGTAGGAAATAAAACCGAATGTGCACTGCTTGGTTTCGTGCAAGGCTTGGGAAAGAGCTATCAAAGTATTCGCGATGCTCACCCGGAGGATTCCTTCACACGAGTATACACTTTCAATTCGGTCCGAAAGTCGATGAGTACGGTTATTCCGAAACCCGGTGGGGGCTACCGTGTATACAGTAAGGGGGCTTCGGAGATGATTCTGAAAAAGAGCGCCTTCATTTATGGACAGGATGGTGTGCTGGAGAAGTTTACACGAGATATGCAGGAGCGTTTACTGCACCAGGTGATTGAACCAATGGCATGCGATGGCCTACGCACGATTTGTATTGCATTCCGAGATTTTGTTCCCGGCAAACCAGAAATTAATCAGGTCCACTACGAAGGAGAACCGAATTGGGACGACGAAGAGAACATTGTGTGCAATTTGACATGTCTCTGTGTGGTTGGAATCGAGGATCCTGTGCGACCGGAAGTTCCTGATGCTATTCGAAAATGTCAGCGGGCCGGAATCACTGTCCGAATGGTAACAGGAGACAATATTAATACGGCTCGATCAATCGCTACAAAGTGTGGCATTATACGGCCTCAAGATGACTTCCTGATTCTCGAGGGAAAGGAGTTCAATCGACGAATCCGGGATAGCAACGGCGATATTCAGCAGCATCTGTTGGATAAAGTCTGGCCCAAACTACGGGTGTTGGCACGATCGTCTCCGACGGATAAGTATAATTTGGTGAAGGGAATCATCGACAGTAAAGTATCGGACAATCGGGAAGTGGTTGCCGTTACCGGCGACGGAACAAACGATGGACCGGCACTGAAGAAAGCAGATGTTGGATTTGCAATGGGAATTGCCGGAACGGATGTCGCCAAGGAAGCCTCCGATATCATATTGACCGATGACAATTTCAGTAGTATCGTTAAGGCCGTCATGTGGGGTCGCAACGTATATGATTCGATAGCCAAATTTTTGCAGTTCCAGTTGACAGTGAATGTTGTGGCGGTTATTGTGGCATTTATCGGTGCTTGTGCGGTTCAGGATTCTCCTCTGAAAGCTGTTCAAATGTTGTGGATGAACTTGATCATGGACACGCTGGCATCGTTGGCACTGGCTACAGAAATGCCAACGACAGAACTACTACTGCGCAAACCGTACGGCCGAACGAAACCACTTATCTCACGTACAATGATGAAGAATATACTTGGACAAGCCGTGTACCAGCTGGTGATTGTTTTCGGTCTCCTGTTTGTTGGCGATAGAATTCTGGACATCGAATCTGGTCGTGGACAGCCACTGAATTCCGAAGCCACTCAGCATTTCACTattattttcaacgtttttgtttttatgaCCCTTTTCAACGAGTTGAATGCACGCAAGATTCACGGGCAACGGAACATTTTTCAGGGTTTATTCACGAATCCAATCTTCTACAGCATCTGGATCATCACGCTAGTATCTCAGGTCTTCATCATCCAGTTCGGAAAGGTTGCCTTCTCGACCAAGGCACTCAACGTGGAACAGTGGCTGTGGAGCGTGTTCCTCGGTTTTGGTACACTGATTTGGGCCCAGCTCGTCACGTCGATCCCGACCCGCAAGATGCCAAAGAAGATGGCGTGGGGACGCGGTGAAGGTGCTGAGTATGCCGAAGCGATTCGGCTTGGCGAGGAGCGCTACGACTCActggaaaatgacaagaaacccCGTGCAGGTCAGATATTATGGATCCGTGGCCTTACTAGGCTGCAGACCCAGCTTCGTGTTGTACGTGCATTTCGATCCacattagaagatttagaagaacgTCGTTCCATTCATAGCTTGCATAGTCTTAGAAGTTCACGCAGTCATCCCGGAGGCATGAGCACGAGTGGTACAATGACTAGTCAAGGTCTCTCAAATCTCTTATATCCACCAGGTTCCAACATCCCAACCGGCCGGCTAATAGGTACTAATGTTGGCGATCTAAAGTATATTGATGAAGATCAAAGACTTCATAATAATCAGCATATTATAG